GCCACTGTGCGTGGGATGGGGAATACTGGCCGCGCAGAAGTAATGATCTATAATGATGTTTACAAAATGCTTTAGAGTGCTCAGTGACTTCGTCAAGACTTGAGAACCGGCGGACAAAGAAAGGCCTTAATAGCAGAACAGACAGGTACCGGGGTGTAGCACTTGTTATTAAAGAAAACCAACACTGAACTCTTGGATCAGGGTGGAATCCAGCAGTCAGGATTTATCAGCAATGAGCACCCCAGTACTAGGGGCTATTGTCAGTGCTTACTACTAATACAGAAAGTCAGGTCTTCAGCTGCAGTCGATTGCCAGACcgccactgaagtccatggagctgtgcagattgacaccagctgcagatctggcccaGCATGTCTGAGAGATGGTgtgtggctggggtggggattgttTTGTTGCAAGTACCTTTGTGCTGAAGCACATGGAGCTCCCAGGGACTGCATCAGTCAGTGTTGTTTTGCAGTGGTGCAATAGAGTTTTAAACACCTTAAGTCTCAAATGGCCATTAAAACGCAGAAATGCACAGTATGATTCCAAATGCTCGGCTGCAGAAATATTTAACCAAGAGCAGGTCCCTGTCaagccattaacttcagtggtgagCCATTGCCAAGGAATTAAAAAGCCCTGGGCTGTAGGAACAGGAGAAGTGGGAATGAGGTTCAGACTGTTTCTGACTTTTCCAAAGGAGCGACACGCACAAATCTCTGTTTGCAGTTTCCTCACATGCCGCTTCTCTGCTTCCTTTGGCTACCGACCTACTGTTCAGTGAGCCCTGCAGAGGAAcagaattagagatgggcccaagcttcagcctttggatccagatctgaactcttCCAAGGTCTGGGGCAATTCAAACCTGGGGGCTTGATTTAGTGCGTTATCGAGACATTGGTTAAgtgagatttgtgtgtgtgtgtcaggggcaGGGTTTTGTCCATCTAAAAAGAACACGATCTGGAGCCATGAAGCCGTCAGGGACTCTCTCCCATTGTAAACAATGGCTAGAGTGAAGGAACACTTCAAACATCTGGCCAGTATAGTCTCTCTCCGCTCGGCTAGATGCATCCATCAGCTGACGAAGAGCCGCTCGCTCCATGTATTTTTGCAGCTGTTAAGCAGCTACATCTTAAACAACAGCAAAGGGATTAAAAGAACCTCATCCACATACAACACATGGATAGAAACCTGTATTTTGCTGTTTGATTCCTTCTGGTGAATGACTGCAAGGCTTGGGGGACTGGGGATGGGATACAAAACTGGTCATCTACTCAACTCCAGCTATGGATAGTTAGCAACCTCCGTAGAGAAGCCAAGGTTTGACTGGGCCATGGACACTGAAGTGCTATCTGACCTCTAGAAATGTCCCCTCCAGCTCAAGATTAGGGCACATCGGCAGGGCATCTTCTACCCATACTGGGCCTTTTCTGCAGATAGGATTTGGTGACATTTTCAGAACTGCCCACgtcacttagacacttttgaagaTGTTAATCTGCCTTCCTAGCATCATGAGCAGCATTCAATTAACAATGAAAATGCAGGGGGGAGGACCCAAATAACTATAGTATAAGAGGCAAAGAATCATCTAGCTATCCTCTGGGATGGCAGAATTAGCATAGCTTGCAAATCTAACAgtggggggaaagaaggaaattCTAGTGGTAGAAAATGACTAGCATTTCCTCTGTGATCTAATCTACCCATTACCTTTCCTCTGTCAGCTCCAGGGCAGATGGGAGAGGGGCTGagtgtgcttttcttttttttaatcacaggaaGTGATCACATGGTAATATGCAAGGTACTTGGAAGCTCAGAACTGGACAATCAGTCAgagcttgctttctttttccccTGGTCTCCTTCCTTCCAGACTGTTTCTGGGGACTAGAATGGGATTCAGCCTATATAAGGCTGTTTCCTTTCGCAGTCGTTTGTCCAGGCACACAGGATGCTTCccatttctttgtttgtttgtttcagccgGTGATCCTGGCACATGCTGGACACACCCACTGGTGGCCATAAGCCAGCTCTCCCGTTTAGCCTATGATGTCATTTTTCCAtgtattcccccccaccccctttttacaTACTGTATATGGAAACACAATGGAGTTCCTTTCTGTAATTTAATGGGAACAAACACTCCGTTCATTTATTGGCACTTCACATAAAAAATGGGGCAGGACTTAGTCCTGTTAACACTAACGTGGGTCTGATTTAGGAGAAGCTTGAAAATTCATGTCATTTGTTAAATATCCCTCTCCCCTAAATGGCAAATCCCTgccaacaacaaaaaccttttgTCTGTTCATTTTTTTAGTAGCCTTTTTGGGCTAAATCAATCTGGTTTAAATCACCAGCGTTCAATGAACGGATGCCGCAAGCAATTTATGCAACAGATTGGCATTTTCCTTTGTAAATAttctggtgcaagtgctgcaTTTACCAGAAATAAATAGAACTAATTAAAGTGAGAGGCATAAAATAGGAAAGAGGGATAAGATTTGCTTTGGGGGACCCAAATGAGTATAACAATGGGTTGAAACCATGAAAAAGACCATGTAAGCTGCATATCTGCAAGGAAGTTCTAATGGGTGCAAAGGATCAGGGTGGAAGCTCTGTTGCTGGGAATGTTTTATAACTAGACTgaacaaagcattagaaaatGTGTTACAGGGAACAAGCCTGCACTGGCCGGGCTAGAAGCCGTTCCCATTTGCAACTTTTATGGGCCCCATCCTTGCACTTTTTGACTCGAATGAGGGTAGGCGAAAAGCTTGTAGGGATCAGGCTGTATATGATAGCATACAGCCATGCTAGCAAAATAATAACCACACAGAGGCACACAAATGTCAAGAGAAGGATATCACATGTTTTATTAAATGTCATTTATCTGAGAACAGATGCTTTCCCCATAGAACATATCTTTCACACttacaaaatgagaaatttaaGAGAGGGTGAGACAGCCATGAGGACTGTGTCTGCTGACATTCTCTGAGCACTAGCCGCCTTTCATATATCTTTGGAGAGCGTTTACAAGGCTTCCTAGCGCTGGCGGGCGATACTATTGAAATTAATACAATTGCTAGGCTGTCAGGACATTAATCAAGTGATCCAATAATCTGGAAATGGTTGCGACAACATGCATTTGCGGAAAATATGTGTTCACACGGCAAGCACACAAGATGGGAATAACTATATGAAGATGTTTTAATAATGAACCAGTATGCAAACCAGAGGACAGTTTGCTCTCCAGACAGACCTAGACAATAAAAATGTATGCAGTTCtattttgggggcagagggaggagaggggtaGGGAGTGTACAGAATTCTAGTCAATTGTTCAACAATATTGATATCATAATTCCCTTTTCTccaaatatttcttcttttaaaatccaGCCTTGCTACATAAATGCTGTAGAGCTCATGGATATccttggatttattttaaaaaaagtttgataataaaaaaccccaaacacattaaatataattttatatataaaaatgcttAGTAAAAATATAGCCTCGTTGCCCAGTTAAAATATATTGCTGAGAATACAGTGAAAACTGTGCTAAAACCCACCTCTAATAGGCACCCAGTCTTAAAACAACCAGTTCAAAAGATCCCCACGGTTTCCCATGCTATGTAGTTTGCCCTTCAGTTAAACACTTGCACGGTCAATTTGAGCAGGTCCCATTGGCAGTTGTTTTAGACACGAATCACTGTAGTTTGTCTAAAGACATGGTAGAACAGCCTGATCTTAGAAGTTACAGCTATGCCCGGCTGAAAACAATGTGTAAGAAGCTTTGCCATACTTTCCAGTCGGCATAGAGTTAAGAGATGGAGTGCTGTAGGCTGACCTCTTGTCTATGTTAACCTTCTGCGTTGGCAAATGCATCTATTTGTGTTATATAGTTATACAgtatatcagtgatttcagcatgtttttaaaaaagcgaTGCATTTAATGAGATATTCTAAATATTATGGAGCTCAATGGTTAAAGGAAGacggtttttcttttttaaaggagaCTCTGCACTGAAGGGTCATACGTTCTCCAGGGTGAGCGCATTGTACAAGGTGGGGCAGACCTAGCCTGTGATGCAGGAGCTATAGTAGACCGCACTGCTGGCATCAGACAATGCAGATATCAAACTGCTCTCCTCACAGGAGATGCTTCTCGGAGTCACTTTGGACAGGGAGACATGGTAAGGGAGTCCTGAGGTTTCAGGACGAGTCCTGCTCATGTTCAAATACTGGTCAAACTCATTGCGGTCAACATCTGTCCAAAGCTCAGTTTGATTTAAGTGATCTACACTGTCAACATGATGGGCTTCAGGAGGGGGTGACAGCTGGCCCAGATGGGCAGAAAGGACATTCTGCGGTCCAGAGCACATTTGGTTGTAGTACATGCTAGATGGATGGGGAGTCCTCATAGCATCAGCCAAATGTGATGGGGTCTGAGCATAGGGCAGTGCCATGTCCCGCCCCATGGGCTTCTCTTGGGGAAACTCCATCTGGTGATGGGGATGATAGCCTCTAAAGGGCATCATGCTGCAGTCATCCTGCATGTGAGGAGGGAAAAACGCTGGCTCGGTCTGTTCCAAGACATCCAAGGGAGACATCTCGGGAGTTGGCAAGCCATAGTTTTCAATATCCGACCCCATGGAGTGGAGTTCTCTGAAGTGGTTAAGTGGGGGAGGCTGGTGGTGGCCAGGCTGGCTGCCACTATGATGATTCATGCTGAAGCTGTCGCTGCACGGCTGGGAAAGGTTGTGGAGAAGGATATTGGGTTCCATCCTCTTGATTTTCTTGGCTTGCTTCTTCCTCCTTGGGCGGTACTTGTAGTTGGGATGGTCCTGCAGATGCTGAATTCGCAGCCTCTCTGCTTCCTCCACGAAGGGGCGCTTGTCGCTGGCACTCAGGGCTTTCCATGACTGGCCTGGAAGTGGAAAGCACACCCCGTTAAAAGGGCTCAGCCCTGCACCCTTCCTCCAGAACGCACAGACCTTTGCAAAGAAGCAACGCATGCAGATACAAGAGAGGACAGTGCTttgggggacggggacgggggcggggtggggggagaggaggtcaCATCCAGAATGCGGTTAAAAAACCGGCAACAGACAAACCTCTGGTTTAACCCCCCTCTGGGGAGAAGGCTGAAAAGTGAtaccaagctcccctcccccaaaagaaaaataGGGATTTAACTCTTCAGCCCTGCACAGAGATGACTGCAAAGCTCTACTCGGAGCCCACCTTCTGCTGAGAATTCCAACGCTTTCTGGGCACAGGCATGCGGTTCCCCCCTGCAATGGGACACTGAACGCCACCCCCCggaaaggaaaataaaccctGACCGGATAGGAAAGAGAATAAGCAAATGTCCTTTGCAAGGCAAGAGAGGAGGCGGAGGGGCCACTGTACTGGAGAGTTAGCAACAGCAGCCGTTCCAGCTAGCTTCCTAACCCAGCCACCAAGGGACCTGCAGCCCGGACCTAAGCCCTGCAGCCATGTCCTTACCCAAGCTCCCGTCTGGGCTTCAGCCTGACCCTGGCCCAGATCCAGTGAGGGGCGCCTGTTTCTATGCCAGTGGGTGCCCTCTGTCCCTATCCCAGGTCCCAGCGGGTGCAGCCCACCCTGGGTCCCAGGTCCCAGTGGGGACAGCCTGCCCCTAATCCCGGGTCCCAGGTCCCAGTGGGGGCAGTCGGCAGCCTGTCTCTGTCCCAGGGCCCAGAGGGGGCAGCCTGTCCCGGGTCCCGGGTGGGCAGCCTGTCCCAGAAGGGGCAGCCTGTCCCGGGTCCCAGAGGGGGCAGCCTGTCCCAGAAGGGGCAGCCCGTCCCGGGTCCCAGAGGGGGCAGCCCGTCCCGGGTCCCAGAGGGGGCAGCCCGTCCCGGGGCGCTGCAGTGGCTCGCCTCGCCGCTTACCCAACATCTTGCTCAGCACCGCGTTGTGCAGGTCGGGGTTCTGCTGCGCCAGCCGCTTCCGCTCGTCCTTCGCCCAGACCATGAAGGCGTTCATGGGGCGGCGGATCCTGGAAtcctcccccggcttcccctcGGCTCTGCCCGAGGTCGGACTGTATCCATACCCGGGATCCGGGCTCGGCGACCGGCTGGGAGCTGACCCGAGCGCTCCTGGATCTCCCCCCGCCGCGCCTGGGCGAAATCCAAAGccggggtcagggctgggggtccgGCTGGACGCGGAGTCTGCCCCCGGGGTCTGCGGGTAGGCGAGCCCGGGCTCAGCGGCGGGGGCCGCAGTGGGTCCCCATGAACGGCCGCCCCTGGGTTGAGATATCTCCTCTCGGCAGTAACTAGGCTCAGATCTATTCATTCCAGCTGGGCGGCCCTTTGGATCGGAACCGAGCAGTGCGGGGCAAAGAGGAGAAACCTGGCCCGGCGCAGCGCCTGCGGTCGGCAGCGGCTCAGCGGTCCGCGTCGGGGGGAAGCCAGGGAAAGTCGCGTTCCCCTCCCAAAAAACTTTTGGGACGCCGCGAAGCGGGAAGGGGTCAAATATAGCCAGCTTGGGCCAATCAGCaacggggaagggagggggaggaggcgtcCCCGGGCTGCCTCGGgaagggggtgggctgggg
This portion of the Chelonia mydas isolate rCheMyd1 chromosome 13, rCheMyd1.pri.v2, whole genome shotgun sequence genome encodes:
- the SOX18 gene encoding transcription factor SOX-18, with product MNRSEPSYCREEISQPRGGRSWGPTAAPAAEPGLAYPQTPGADSASSRTPSPDPGFGFRPGAAGGDPGALGSAPSRSPSPDPGYGYSPTSGRAEGKPGEDSRIRRPMNAFMVWAKDERKRLAQQNPDLHNAVLSKMLGQSWKALSASDKRPFVEEAERLRIQHLQDHPNYKYRPRRKKQAKKIKRMEPNILLHNLSQPCSDSFSMNHHSGSQPGHHQPPPLNHFRELHSMGSDIENYGLPTPEMSPLDVLEQTEPAFFPPHMQDDCSMMPFRGYHPHHQMEFPQEKPMGRDMALPYAQTPSHLADAMRTPHPSSMYYNQMCSGPQNVLSAHLGQLSPPPEAHHVDSVDHLNQTELWTDVDRNEFDQYLNMSRTRPETSGLPYHVSLSKVTPRSISCEESSLISALSDASSAVYYSSCITG